CAACAGATTAAATAGGCCTTTTAACATATACTTAAATGTCTTGCTAGATCAAAGTTGCACTGTATGTGCATTGCTATGTATGGGGACTTGCTGTCATACGTggatttcttcctctgtttcccccagggagcagctctttTGCGCACTTAAACGAGCTGGAAACAGTTGAAATTAAATCCCAGTATGTAACGTGAATCCTGTGTTTAGTGGgtttgacttttaaaaatgtgaacaCACACAGGCCCTGATGACTTCAATAGCATTTATGGGTGCTCAGTGATTTTATAAATGTCACACTATTTATAACATATTTCTGTGTCCTTTTTTAATATTCTCTATTGGCCTATCCATTTTTCACTGTGGTATCTTTGATTGGTATAGTCACATCAGGATGTAGCATGTATTTGaataattaagaaaatacaaattaaaaaaaaaaaaccaaataaaagtTATCTTTATTCTAGTCCCTGTTTTTCCACTGCTCAACCACCAAAGATAACAACACCATTTCACCTTTGCTTTTTGCATTctatgaaaaatgcttttcattttgcagaGGCTTATGAAACGTTCCACATCCAATTATTTGCCCCTACAGTTTTCCCCCTAAGCTTTAGAAAATTGTTTCGGCTATATCCAAACTCATGCCCACTTCCTGGCTTCTTGGCCGCAAGCCATCAGTGAGAGCTCTGCTAAGAACCACTTTGAGGCTCTCCTTGAACCTCTTCTTCTTGCTGCTTCCTACAAAGAAGTAAACCAGGGGGTTGATGCTACTGTTAACGGTGGACAGAACAATGGTGACATGGTTCTGCTGGCTGAGCAAAGATGACCAGTGGTGGTAATTCAGAAGATACAGCAGCCTCATAGGCATGGCAAAGATGAGGAAGACAATGACTGTGGCCACAATGATGATGTAGAGCTTTGACGAATGAGGTCTCAGGGAGTTACGGCGAATCCTGATAACCAAGATCAGGCTGGATAGAATCATTAGAGGAATGAAGATCATGAAAGTCAGGATCCATGTGAAGATGAGCAGTGCTTGGCAATGGTTGCCGTCATCAAATTGTTCCTTGGTTGAATCATCTTTGCATGTTAAATATTCGGCCACTGTCATGAAAAAAGACAGAGTCCACAGAATGGCGCACACGATTGCCGATTGGTGCTGTGACCGGTGGCATCGGTACCAGATGGGGTAAACAATAGACAGACACCTCTCAATACTGATGGCTGTCAGGAGATAGAGACCAGTATTATAGCCAAGAAGGAAGACAATAGATAGTGTGGTGGTTACATAATAGTAAAAACCGTATGCGAATCCAAAACCAGCAATGTACTCAATTGACAGAATAAACGTACAAAGCAGTAAGGAGATATCAGCAATGGACAAGTGTGTGATGTACGCAGTGAATGGGTTTCTTTTGATCTGGAAGCAGAGGCACCAGAGGACAATTCCATTTTCACAAAAACCCAGGAAGGAGATGATCATAATTACCCAAAGTGGGGTCAATATCTCCCAGACCCTTTCCTGTGTAGAAATGTTTCTGTGCATTGAGATGTTCTCTGTGCCTTCGCTGGGATGAAACGTTAACTCATCCATGGGGAAAGCTCAAGTTTGGATAGCACAGCTCTTCCTTCTgtaaatatgtataaaaatatactgTGAGCATTGTGtgctcctcccctcccccttttccttctgttttgtgGACCCTCAACTTCTGGTCATACATGAAGGCCTTTGAAAAAGGCACACCAGCTTTGATATACTGATGCTAGCTAAAACCCAATTAGAACTGCTCTTGGCAATGTTAAAAGTCACTAAGCCCATCATGCCAGCAGAAATCCCAAGCTGCCTTCACCAAGGGGGTCAGCCTGTGAGTGCTAAACCACAGCTAAAGAGAGTCTCTTAAAGAGCTCTTGGACAAGCAATGTCCCCATCACATTGCACAGTTTCATTATATTCGTGACAAATGGCATCGGTAGCTCTTGTTAGAGCCCTGGATTGTTCCTGGAAAGGTCTCTTCAGCTCCTATTGAAGTTTAAGTTAAACTTATGCATTTCAAGTGAACTTGGCTCATAggtttttggtttaaaaaaaaaaaaaacattgataCCAACATCAGGTTTCCAGAAAGGGATTtaattaagtaaaaataatttgtagtTATTCAGCATTGTATTTCCTCCAAGTACAGAGGTGGAGGGAAGGCAAAATGGCACTGTTTTGAGAGAGCAATTTCTTACCTGCTTTAAGTGCCATTTATCACAGCATAACAAAATTTAAACATGTTTACACACTCTGAACAATTAACATGACTGCATGTATCTTGCAAACATTATCCATCTAACCCATCACAAGGAGATGTTGTTCATCACATCGtgttcatcatcatcatcatcatcatcatcatcatcacaatCTGTTCAGGTTCCCTGCCATTGTTATAATGGTTTTAACTGTTGTTTTGCTGAGTTATGGGGTAACTTCTCCTTTTATCTTATAACAGAGAGTTGGTACTATTGGCTTCTGCTGATTTTCATACAAATATTTCATACCCCACTCCCTATTAACTTCCTAGCTGCCCTGTGATGATACAGTCGCATTCAGGACACTTTTGGATTTATTGATGTTAACAGGGACTAACTGTTGACAATAAAGCTTGCCTAGCTGACTTGATTCATCCAGATAAGTTACCTTGTTCATTAACGTGCCACAATAAGAATTTACCCATACTGTCAAATAGTTAAGAACATCAAATGCAAGGTAAAGAAGTTTTACTGGAGCAATGATTATTTAAAGAGAGTCATTCACCACAGTTATAGTTTTACTCTCATGACCCTTGCGTTTCCTGATTTTAAAACATCTCCTTAAGACAAGGATATCACAGTCTAAGAATGAGCATTCTGTAAAGAACCTGGGAAGCCTCAGGCCTTGCTGGCATTTAAGCCTGTGCAAAAACATTAATGATGATCCCACCTGTATGCTGACCATGCTACCACCTGAGACAGTTGAAGACAACAAACAACATAGCAGGAGATGTGGTAGGGGAGAGTGAATGCAACAAGTAAATGCAGTGACCAGAATGAGTGGCAAGCCTCCCAAAAGCAGTGCCCTGCAAAAACTGCAGAGGAAAGGTGCTCAAGCAGTGTGCTGCTGGAAGTCCAGTAAAGGTTATCagtaaaaaaaaggagaggataaTCTACTTCAAGAGTTAAAAcaaataggaaaggaaaaagagaattaaaagcCTCAAGTATGAAAAAGCAATACAGTATGAAAATATTCAAGCAAGTTCTGGATTTGTACAGATCACTGTAGGAAAGGAGTTTTCTCTCGGGAGAgtaaaacaaagaggaaaaagttCTTGACTTACTAAGGTCATTCCCACATGACAGCATTCAGAGATGAGGATGGAAAGAATCCTCTTCTTCCAGATACATCCATGGTTTGTCCAGATTTCCCTGAGGCTGTTGAAGAACTTCCTTGAAGAAGCTGAAGTTCACCTTCTCCAACCATTTGCCTTTGGTAAGAGGGGGAGCAAACAGTGACTCTGACCATGACTCAAAAAGAAGTGTGCAGTCCTCCCATTGCTCCAAAAGTCTGGAGCATGCCAAATAAAAGGTCCCAGGCTCATCATCTGAGGCTGAGCTTCAAATGGCATCACTCAGTAGCTGGCAACACATCTAGCTGAAAGCTTGGGATTTAACTATTGTGGGAACTGAAGGGCAGTATATGGAAAGTTGTCCTGAGCTGCTACAATACCAAGAGACCTagtttaaacaaacaaacattaaGGGAGTAGAAAATCTATTTGGGGATGTTAAgatccaaagaaaaaaaatctcaatttagAACTGTGCCACCACATGCCATCTAAAGAAAAAGTCAATTTGCaaatttgtttcatattttttgatatgagaaaacaagaaagtgagagggggaaaggaaaggaaaggaaaggaaaggaaaggaaaggaaaggaaaggaaaggaaaggaaaggaaaggaaaggaaaggaaaggaaaggaaaggaaaggaaaggaaaaaaaaggaaaaggaaaggaaaggaaaaaaggaaaggaaaggaaaggaaaggaaaggaaaggaaaggaaaggaaaggaaaggaaaggaaaggaaaggaaaggaaaggaaaggaaaggaaaggaaaggaaaggaaaggaaaggaaaggaaaggaaaggaaaggaaaggaaaggaaaggaaaggaaagggaaagggaaagggaaagggaaagggaaaggaaaggaaagggaaagggaaagggaaagggaaggaaaaaggtcACAGAGCAAAGTAAATAGTCCATCATTGTGTTAGTCTCATACATCCATTCCTGTAGGTAAAATCTATATCTTGAgattattctttaaaaaaaattaaaaaaccaaccaaacacaaaaatcttT
Above is a genomic segment from Zonotrichia leucophrys gambelii isolate GWCS_2022_RI chromosome 3, RI_Zleu_2.0, whole genome shotgun sequence containing:
- the MAS1 gene encoding proto-oncogene Mas, whose translation is MDELTFHPSEGTENISMHRNISTQERVWEILTPLWVIMIISFLGFCENGIVLWCLCFQIKRNPFTAYITHLSIADISLLLCTFILSIEYIAGFGFAYGFYYYVTTTLSIVFLLGYNTGLYLLTAISIERCLSIVYPIWYRCHRSQHQSAIVCAILWTLSFFMTVAEYLTCKDDSTKEQFDDGNHCQALLIFTWILTFMIFIPLMILSSLILVIRIRRNSLRPHSSKLYIIIVATVIVFLIFAMPMRLLYLLNYHHWSSLLSQQNHVTIVLSTVNSSINPLVYFFVGSSKKKRFKESLKVVLSRALTDGLRPRSQEVGMSLDIAETIF